Genomic DNA from Prunus persica cultivar Lovell chromosome G1, Prunus_persica_NCBIv2, whole genome shotgun sequence:
aaactacttaataaatatatatatatatatacgcacacaccattcaacgatccaaccgtaagacttgtttgtatatacttcaagatcgtataccccaaaaatcgcaaaaaaataaatattcagagatctagtaacgggacaaaacttttcgatagttataaatgaaaaatcacgatttaacggttattttaactccgattttgatgatttttttacaggtacactccttgaccctatatgaatacaatgactgaatttgatcttcaatttaaaacatttgcactagtggataccacaaaatcttatgttatattaacgaaagtataaataaactcttaattgttagtgaatatattgttttgatggcatacacattctacgaaactagtttcaacgatccaaccgtcaaacttgtttttttatacttcgagatcatatacgccaaaaatcgaaaaaaataaacattcatagatcaagtaatggacaaaaattttcgacggttataaataaaaaataatgatttaacggttattttaactctgactttgatgattttttacagctacactccttgaccctatatgaatacaatgactgaatttgatcttcaatttaaaatatttacactagtggataccacaaaatcttatgttatatttaacgaaagtataaataaactcttaattgttagtgaatatattgttttgatgacatacacattctacgaaactagtttcaacgatccaaccgtcaaacttgtttttttatacttcgagatcatatgcgccaaaaattaaaaaaaataaacattcatagatcaacTAATGGACAAAaattttcgacggttataaataaaaaataatgatttaacggttattttaactctgactttgatgattttttacagctacactccttgaccctatatgaatacaatgactgaatttgatcttcaatttaaaatatttacactagtggatactacaaaatcttatgttatatttaacgaaagtataaataaactcttaattgttagtgaatatattgttttgatggcatacacattctacgaaactagtttcaacgatgcaaccatcaaacttgtttgtttatacttcgagatcatatacgccaaaaatcggaaaaaataaacattcagagatcaagtaaagggacaaaacttttcaacggttataaatgaaaaatcatgatttaacagttattttaactccgattttgatgattttttacagctacactccttgaccctatatgaatacaatgactgaatttgatcttcaatttaaaatatttacactagtggataccacaaaatcttatgttatatttaacgaaaatataaataaactcttaattgttagtgaatatattgttttgatggcatacacattctacgaaactagttttaaCGATCCAACCgccaaacttgtttgtttatatttcGAGATCAtgtacgccaaaaatcggaaaaaataagcattcatagatcaagtaacgggataaaacttttcgacggttataaatgaaaaatcatgatttaacggttattttaactccgattttgatgattttttacagctacactccttgaccctatatgaatacaatgactgaatttgatcttcaatttaaaatatttacactagtggataccacaaaatcttatgttatatttaacgaaagtataaataaactcttaattgttagtgaatatattattttgatggcatatgcatacaaaaaaactagtttcaacgatccaaccgtcaaacttgtttgtttatacttcgagatcatctACGctaaaaatcggaaaaaataaacattcagagatcaagtaatgggacaaaactcttcgacggttataatgaaaaatcacgatttaacggttattttaactccgattttgatgattttttaaagctacactccttgaccctatatgaatacaatgaactaattcgatcgtcaatttaaaatatacattttctaacaaaaacccaatcctaagtaaatttaggttttagccataaaaaaactttcacttttagaaaaagccaaagctttttcaaaaaagacagaaaaacttctcgactttcaaatcaaagacatgcaaatgtaaaggattccttgagaaatccaaaattaaataagggcaattttgtccattttgacttcttttaaaaaatttctctctcctttgggtttttccaaagtctcccatatatttttctaacaaaaatccgatccgatctaaaataataaatttaaagctacttaataaatatatatatatatatatataccgtttaatttcttaagtgttatgcatacaaaataaaaaaacaaaaataaattggtttaggtgacaaaatgtttggattacgtcatgcaaagattttaaaaaataattttttttattttatttatttttataaggactttgcgcgacgaagtttacttttcgtcgcgcaaagtcactttgagcgacgaattatttttcgtcacgcaaaattggtcgcgcaagactttgagcaaCGATatattgtcgtcgcgcaaaagtttgtcgcgcgaaatgactttgcgcgacgaattatttttcgtcgcgcaaaatttggtcacGCAAAACTTTGAGTGacgaagtttcaagtttcgtcacgcaaagtgactttgagcgacgaatagtctttcgtcgcgcaaaatttggtcgcgcaaggggttttttttactagtgatTCTAGCCATGCACTGGTCATCCATGATTCAAGGGAGCCAGTAATAAGAATTACCAACCATTTGTAATGCTTCCCAAATTTGGACAAAAAACACAACGACTCCTAATTTTGTTGTGACTCGTGAACAATGATCTCCCCACCTCACAATCCCTAACAGAAATAACTGTCATTCTGAGCTCCCCTCCcatataaatacctccataaCCCAACACTTTGAAAGCAGCAAGGGCACCAATAAGTATTATCCAGTGCCCCAAATAAAGTGACCCCAACAGCTCTGCAGCAACTCacctgaaaaagaaataagaagTTCCCGCAACAAAAATCCTTTTGTTTAAcacttcttattttctttttcgccACCAGAATCCTTCTTAAAAAATATCTATAAATTagttattaaatatattattcaaaATGAGCGGAGGAGAAGTACAGAATAAGAAAAAGATGGCCATCATCGGCGTCTCCGCTCTGATTCTGGTGGCTATGGTAGTTGCTGTAACTGTTGGGGTCACCGTGTCACGGCACAAAGGCAAATCCGGCGGTGAGCAAACATCCACGTCGACAAAGGCGATCCAGTCGATCTGCCAGCCCACGGACTACAAAAAGACCTGCGAGGACAACCTGTCCAAGGTGGCCAGCAACGTCACCGACCCAAAAGAGCTGGTCAAGGCAGGGTTCCAGGTCGCCATCGACCAGCTCCGCGAGGTCATCAAGAACTCGACGACCTTGAAGGAGCTTGCCAAGGACCCCAGAGCAAACCAGGCCTTGCAGAACTGCAAGGAGCTCTTAGAGTATGCCATCGACGATTTGGGTGATTCGTTCGATAAGCTGGGTCCCTTTGACTTCACCAAGCTCGATGCCTACGTGGAGGATCTCAAGGTCTGGCTCAGCGCCGCCATGACGTACGAGCAAACTTGCCTGGATGGGTTTGAGAACACCACCGGTGACGCTGGAGAGAAGATGAGGCAGTTCTTGAAGACATCTCAGGAGCTCACCAGCAACGGCCTTGCCATGGTAAGTGAAGTGTCCACGTTGTTCAAGTCTCTGAACATCAAGACCGGGCGCCGCCTCCTCCAAGCCGCTGCCACGGCCACTGATGAGAAGAGGTTCCAGAGGGCTAAGATCATCCCTGCTTGGATCGACCACCGAAGGCTCGACCTCGCCACCGCCACTCCTCTGACGCTGAAACCCGATGTGGTGGTGTCCAAGAAGGGAGATGGCAAATACAAGACTATTAACGAAGCCTTGAAGGACATCCCAAAGAACAACGAGGTGAAGGTCTTCGTGATTTATGTCAAGGAGGGTGTGTACGACGAGCATGTCTTTTTCAATAAGCACATGACCAATGTCATGCTTATCGGAGATGGCCCTACCAAGACCGTTATCACCGGTAGGAGGAACTACGCCGATGGTACCCAAACGTACCTGACTGCCACAGTTGGTAAGTACAACGTTTTGACATATGCATGTTACATTGTTAGGATTTTAGAACTATGCCTAGTCTCACTCATTATGTACATTATTATGTTTTGCAGGTGTTGTTGGAGACTACTTCATTGCCAAGGACGTCGGATTCGAGAACACAGCCGGAGCCATCGGACACCAAGCCGTGGCTCTGCGTGTGCAGTCAGACTTGTCCATTTTCTACAACTGCAACATGGACGGGTACCAAGACACCCTCTACACCCAAACCCACAGGCAATTCTACCGCGATTGCACCATCAGTGGAACAATCGACTTCATCTTTGGGGACGCAGCCGCCGTCTTCCAAAACTGCAAGATGATCGTCAGGAAGCCATTGGAGAACCAGGCCTGCATGGTGACAGCCCAAGGTAGACTCGATAGGCGCTCACCCTCAGCTCTCATCCTCCAAAACTGCACCATCTCCGGCGAGCGTGGCTACGACAAGGAACTCAACAAGGCCTACTTGGGCAGGCCATGGAAGAGCTACGCTAGGGCCATCGTCATGCAATCCCAGATCGATGACGTCATCGCTCCCGAAGGGTGGATGGATTGGACCGGTACCGCAAATCACAATACATGCTGGTTCGGTGAGTTCGGAAACAGGGGAGTGGGTGCAGAGCTGAGCAAGAGGGTTACATGGCGCGGGATGAAGAAGCTTACACCTGAGCACGCCGCCGATTTCACCGCTGGCAAGTTCATCTTCGGTGACAGATGGATTCTACCCAGCGGTGTGCCTTACGTTGCTGGCATGATGACCGGAGTGTAGATAACgacccaagaaaaaaaaaaacaaatattatactATTCTTATCTGTACGTATGTACTAAATCATTGTAAtcgaaaaacccaaaattaaattaaatattgtgtataccttttattattattagtggCTTTTCGGTGAGTTCTTCTAGTCCCACTTTAATTTACATCGTCATCGAAAGTCATGAAGTGGTACTCCTGTAATGTTTCAGTCTAGAGTAATAATACTGTTATTTTCCTATGACATcttatttctaatgcatatctaccttgtaatgttccagtctagggtaataacattgCTAGTTTACAATTATGTTGATTGATGGTtgttgtaacatcccacatcgaccaacgaaaagggggtgatgtgccttatatgtacatgtccgccttcatctagcacgaggccttttgggagctcactggcttcggagtcatgggaagtccgaagttaagcgagttggggctaaagaaatcccaggatgggtgacccactggaaagttgctcgtgagtttccagaaacaaaatcgtgagggcagagagggagggcccaaagcagacaatatcgtgctacggcgaagccgatcccggggtgtgacaatttggtatcagagccactctgccgtgtggtacaagtgtgccgacgaggacgtcgggcccctCAAGGGAGGTGGACTGTAACATCTCACATCAACCAACAAAGAGGGgatgatgtgccttatatgtacatgctcGCCTCTATCTAGCTCGATATgctttaaaacaaataaacagtTTACAAAAAAGGCCTCCAACCTCATAAATCAAACATTAGCACgggcgataacagagcataTCTATGGAATTCgattacaacaaaaacaaagttcaaaggaaattaaatgaagaagGAGTCCTACGAAGGATCAAACTCGTAAGCACACGATTTGGCTCGGCTGCAGAGCTCAgtcaactactggctggggggggcaaaatagaaaaatgtgagtggacaaaaaataaagttcagTTCAATGTAAACCAACATAATATAACCCCACCGTTTAATaaaccatgcaagaaatccaaatgcatcccaaaaccatcataatcaaatatatatatatatatacaccaaaatcaaatcaataccGGATGCCAAGTCCGAAATTCATAAAGAACACTTTACAAACCCACCATTCAAATATTATAAGTCCTAAACTAAACTCTCAAAAGCTTATCCATTGGCACGACCGACAAGGAAGTATCCTCACCgagaaacaagaatgaaagaatagttatatatatatacaaatatataatataagagatatatatattataaatatgaccatcACTAGTTGTActggggaaacaatccaaccgggggattaTTTGACTAGTCACCAGGGCAAAGTCCTCATGAAGAGTCCTCAATTCACCATGTGActagggaacgagccgtccaactgggggacTAACTCTCAGCCAGCACGTACAGCCGATACCCTCAAAACTCTTACACCTGTGATcagtcctacgcgcgcagactacCTAATCAAGGATCTACAACAACATTCCGTCAAGGATGCCTAGGGTTCCGACATCTCCAAGTATCTCAAGTTTTCGTATCCAAGTTCCAAATCCGGagaggtacatagggtagtgcttatagcactccaaaTTAACATTCTAGACTCATCATTTTCCACAATCtcatctcaacaacccaagtaccccACACATAGCCAAACatatagaatttctcaaaatctatatatacatactcaagatactcaaatatgccaaaacccaaaatatattacCAATACTTTCCGAAAATAAAGAATTCAACAATTAAATATAACATGAATTTCAATAAACCATTTAATTCATATGCATAAAATTCCCATTATAAAACCATGCTTATaagttgaaaacaaagtccactcacaagtagtccTACACTGcttgaccctgagagggtccTGCCTGCTGCGTATGTGTGGTCGGAGTATCTATTTTAGAATACGAATACGAGATTAATACAAAGCGTTTCGAATGAGAACGTTGAATTAAATATCATAATTTCCCTGGTTTCTAGTGAGTGTACAAGGAACGGAACAATCTGGAAGTTCCTAAGGGTTCCACAAGGTTTAGGATATATGTCCCGtaagtttggtccgaaacggacggttagatcgctcacgatcggaCAGTTATCGCAAAATTCCAAACTTGaagttattgaatcggaacatccggggctccgattcatgatccgcgaaatcctacacgTTCCTAGGAAAGTCTAGAGTAGCATATATTGGAATGGAGTTGATCCAAAGGTCCGAACATGTCGAACCCGGATCACGCACAATAGGCGTAAACTCTGTTTGATAGTCAAATGACATCCGAATTAAAATCTAAGcacacctacgcgctcgtgaggGCCAGGAGAACACATTGGGATAAAAATGCACATttgctacagtgcccacgcgccggcagtGTGTGAGTGTCCAAAGTGATAATGATTCGCCGGAACATCTCAACATTTCGGCTCAagactcctaccctaggtataacaccctatttggagtcacttttgttcttgggtctaccccaaaaagtgaccgaAAGTGGCCAGAATCGGAAATTCAAAACTGGCCGAACCCTAAATCCGAATTTAACTAACCTAGGCTCAAAATTAACGAAATCCTACCCAatcatcagctagagcatggaaaatagtcAAAAATCTATACCTCACTCGACTGAATCGGtgaagaaatgagagagaacgagAGGTGGGAAAAACTGCCCAAACCGGCGTCGTTTTCTGCAAATTCCAGCCAATACCGGCGGTGCCAGTGGCTGGGACCAGTCGGGGAAGGAAGGCGGGAGTGGCCCGATTCGTTTGGGACCGGTGCCGTCAATCGGGGTAGCCGAAAATGGTGGTAGTGCGGGTTGTTCTGTTCGGATGAACAATAGcggagggggagagagagagagagagagagagagagagagagagagagagagagagagagaggaaaaatctggttttattaaaaaccaactttgaaatatttacagttTTGCCATTGTGATgttttgatcgtaacttcttcgtttcAACTCCGaatcgagcccactacgtgtctacagaCTCATCTCAGTACGATCTACCCAAACTCTTTTCGAGTAAgaaaatgactaaaatacccctACACCAAGGGTAAGtttgtaaattcatatttaattaacttaaataatttaaataggGAATTTAATTtagagtcggggtgttacagttGTAATGTTTCAGTTTAGAGCAATAACATTGCTAGTTTACtttcatgttgattaatggctataatgttccagtctagggtaataataCTGCTATTTTCctatgacatcctatttctaatgcatgtctacctcctgtaatgttccagtcttgggtaataacactactagtttcctatgacatcctatttctaatacaTGTCTACCCCTGTAATGTTTCAgcctagggtaataacactgctagttttctatgacatcctatttctaatgcatatcTCCCCCTGTAATGTTCCAATATTGgataataacactgctagtttctTATGACATcatatttctaatgcatgtctacccctGTAATGTTttagtctagggtaataacactgttAGTTTACTATTATGTTGATTAATGCTTGTCATGTTACTATTTCTAATACATGTCCaccaaagaaaagatgaagaaagaacaaaccagaCCAACTCAAAACAAGCTTAGTACAGATTATTAACACtattatgtcatagaagtacattgttaatactctatcatagaagtacattgttaaacaaaaataatatccaTAACTGAAATAGTAACAAAGGGTAAATCGATCATCAAAGCTTAAAATATATTTCGAAAATCAACTAAAATATGAAGAGAAACACataattgaagcaaaagatcAAAAATCTCAAGTCCAAACTAAACGACGACGACAACGATGACGACAACGACGTGGTGAGTGAAGAGTAGAGCTCGAAGATGAGGAGTAGAGCTAAGAGCATCTATTCGATGTTCCAAACAATCCGGAAAATTGTAGATCAGAGATGAAGAATATAGTTGGACATGAGACTGAGCTTCAATGGAAGCTCATCTTACTCCAACACTGAGAAAGCACAAGcgagaaaggagaaaataaatctgatttggttttttggcagatctggttttttggtaaatttgggcagatctgatttttctctctcaaatcaaTAATACAAGGGCAATATAGGTATtttacacacacaaataaactaaaaaatagctattaaatagaaaaaattgacagctgtcgatttttgaattttttttggatgtgtttatagtttttaaatggtataggGTTTCTTTATAAGACTATATCTAAGATTaggtatataactaaatttgtaTAATAAATATGTGATACAATTCAAGAGAGTAATTCAATGATGAAGTTATAGCTGGTATAATTAAGTTTTCCTTCTACGATTTGTGTACCACCTCTTTCTTTCTATACTTCAATTGAAGTCAAACTCTAATTCTTTAAGACATTCTAAATAAAACATCACATTACAAAATTTGAACCGATGGGCAACTTTCTTACACCTATTAAATTGTTGTTATTTTCAACCCCTGTCCTATTTTTCCACTCAtcttatcttcaaaattttaaggacaaattttaccctttgtaaaatgacttctatGGACTTAGGAAAAAAACCCTTTGTAAAATCCCTCTCCTTCATTCCTGTTTTTCGGTTCGTAAAAATTATTATGCTTTGTTACTCTCTCTTTCAATCATTCCTTCGTAACCTATCGATTTCTCCCTTTTTTCGCTAATATATTTAaactgaagaagatgaaaggaTTACACttatggcatgtttacttTTTAGGAATGGATATTGGAATGATTTCAATTCATGCTTCTAACACTTGAGTATTGGGATGATTCCAATTCCTGCTTATAACACATGGGTATTGGAATGATTCCAATTCCTGACTTCCCCATGTGCATGAACATGCAAAGAGTGGTTAGGCTCATTTTTGTTGGAATAGGGTGGATTGGGCTAATTTTTGGATTAGTGACCTAAAACTTAGCACTAAATCTCTTGTTTTCAAAGTCTTGCACTTGGGCAGCCCAACCTAGACATTCCCTTTTTtctatactttttttatttaaacaaaatacaataacaaaaaagatCATCTAAGAatcttataattatataagtCAAATTTCAACTTAAGCATTATATCCAACGGTAATTTACTATACCAAATACATTCGACCAAAACAGTAATGtgattccttttttttattttccattccCATCTTGCATGGAAATACCTTAAAATCCACTTTTAAAACCTTAAACAGAATTctacccaaaaataataataataataataataatagtactTAATATACAGTAGGAAAATTACGTTCGAGTCTCCCATTTTTGACAACATATGTGAGAGTCCGTTTTTCTTAAATGAtgattaaacaaaaataattgttatatatatatatatatagatatagttttacataataaaaatttatctgattCTATTACATATATCCTattctattatatatatgtgtataacatacagagagcttccattgagggatcccttaaataagtttatttgagggacacctcttgtaggccccactacggattgtatttcactaatccaaaccgtctattttgtagatactcattcaaagatcatctctacaaaaaatcacttgaatccgatatcatgtgaccactcaattgagttattgaaattttagtacttttcttaaagcaccgtgttcattgattttgtaagacacaattggatgtcgaaacggtttccgatttgtctaattttttgtaaggatgatctatgaatgaatacctaaaaaatagatggtttggattattgagaaaagaattgtagggtactctaaagggcgtccctcaaataaaattatttgagggatccctcaatagaaggggactggtataatatatatatatatatatctatcttATTCTATTTGTATATTCATTAGTAAAAAGATTCTTGAATGGGTAGTTAGGTGTCAACAAGGCATGCTAGTAGCCTTGCCAACTCACCATGAAGAAATTAGAATAGGATTGTAGTCACTAACGTGTCTTCCTAGCAATTCTTTTCTTATCTATTTTTGACTTGGAGTGCAAGGCCATATTGATATATTACTTGGAGATTAAGTTCTTACATAAAGGTTGATATTATCATGTATTGTAGCTACCGTCTTCACTACACTATAAATAGACCATTCCattcctttgtttttcattctcatttcaGACAAGTTGTGAAGCATTTGTAAGTTTgcacgaagaaaaaaaaataaaatatagagaagaagagataTTAGAAAGAAATAGAGTGGGAGACTGAGTTTATGAATGCGTGGAAAAATTGGGAATCGTCTTACATTTCTTGCAAAAACGTTAGTGTTGAGGTAAGGATTTCTTGGGGCCTTTACAGaagattgatttaattaaatttcgtgaGCTCTATATTATGTGTGATATTATAACGGATGTTCTTGATATTATATAATGTTCTTGATATAGGATATTTATGTATTGTGAACTATTTGAATAATGTtggcataattatatatacattggtgatgttttaaatggttACATTGTTGTGAGATACATGGGATATGTGAAATgcataattatatcatgtcatGGAAATTGGTCGGAGTTGTTGGAAAATAGGGTAATGGAAATAGTCTTTTCTGTAGTTGAGTCTAACTTTTGGCAGGTACCAGGTCTCAGGGATCCCATAGTGCACATGGTTTTTATTGGGTGATTCCGAATTGGCAAAAGGGAGTTAGACAAGATGActaacaaaagagaaattatGGGATGATTGAAATAGGTGTTAGTTCATATAAATGGGCATTCGGGACCAAGTAGTATAAGCATGGTATGGGATGTGCAGGTCTGCTTGTCCAGTATACAAATTAACGGGATTAGATGAAGAGCattcatgcattattattaataatgtgatatttggtTGTGTGATTGCATGTCActaaatttagttatatcaatcTACTGTGGTAAGGTCTCATGTCCCTACTGAGCTGTGGTTGCTAATCCCTCActctgtttaatttttcagatgaattagTGGGCAAGAAAAGGAGTAAACCAATTGAGACTGAATTAGATAAGAGTGATATagctttgtttattaattgtAAAGTTGTAAGATTTTTGGAGCTATTTTTGTAagagaagtttattttaaaccaTATTTcggcttctttttattttattttactttctcAAGCATCGGGTTTCAAGGTCTTCGCCGACCCTCAGGTCTCGGACATGACAATATAACATATCAAATTACATATAATCAATTAGATATACATTGTATTAAACCATAAAAAGCTAGATTATCAACATACAAAGAATTCTAAGCATAAAATAAGATTAGAGAATTAATAATACAATTAAGCCATTGAACAACAAAGCTTCagtttaattagtaatttcaCAATTCCGTAAGATATATGTAACATTTCCAATAGTCATTGGTAGTCCACGATTGAAGGAGCTAGCCACTCTAAAGCATATATCTCTATATCCATTATCCATTCGTAAGTTTCTACATTTagcttaattaatttggaggCCTCCAAATTTGGAGAACATTATGGACCCCTAATTTTGTCGTGACTAGGGACTCTCCCACCCCAGGTTTCCTAACCGAATTACCTGCCCctatcaaaaaaacaaaaataaactccCATCcactataaaacaaaagatataCCTTACGTGAAAATCAATTCCATTATCAAAGAGCTGCAAAATTTGATTTCCTCAACATGACCGGCGATaacaataagaagaagaagatcgcCATTATCGCCGTCTCCTCCTTGTTTCTAGTAGCCATGGTGATCGCCGTCACGGTCGGGGTCACCACGTCACGGAGCAAAGGAGGTTCGAAATCCAACGATGGCCAGACCACCACGTCGACAAAGGCGATTCAGGCCATTTGCCAGCCGACGGATTACAAGGAAACCTGCCAGAAGAGCCTGGAATCTGCTGGGGTTAACAGCACCGAACCAAAAGAGCTTATCAAGGCCGGGTTCAAGGTCGCCATGGACAAACTCCACGAGGTCATAAAAAACTCAACTACATTGCAAGAGCTTGCCAAGGACCCCGGCGCAAACCAAGCCCTTGAGAATTGCAAGGAGCTCTTGGACTACGCCATTGGCGACCTCGCTGCTTCTTTCGACAAGCTG
This window encodes:
- the LOC18792954 gene encoding putative pectinesterase/pectinesterase inhibitor 28; the protein is MSGGEVQNKKKMAIIGVSALILVAMVVAVTVGVTVSRHKGKSGGEQTSTSTKAIQSICQPTDYKKTCEDNLSKVASNVTDPKELVKAGFQVAIDQLREVIKNSTTLKELAKDPRANQALQNCKELLEYAIDDLGDSFDKLGPFDFTKLDAYVEDLKVWLSAAMTYEQTCLDGFENTTGDAGEKMRQFLKTSQELTSNGLAMVSEVSTLFKSLNIKTGRRLLQAAATATDEKRFQRAKIIPAWIDHRRLDLATATPLTLKPDVVVSKKGDGKYKTINEALKDIPKNNEVKVFVIYVKEGVYDEHVFFNKHMTNVMLIGDGPTKTVITGRRNYADGTQTYLTATVGVVGDYFIAKDVGFENTAGAIGHQAVALRVQSDLSIFYNCNMDGYQDTLYTQTHRQFYRDCTISGTIDFIFGDAAAVFQNCKMIVRKPLENQACMVTAQGRLDRRSPSALILQNCTISGERGYDKELNKAYLGRPWKSYARAIVMQSQIDDVIAPEGWMDWTGTANHNTCWFGEFGNRGVGAELSKRVTWRGMKKLTPEHAADFTAGKFIFGDRWILPSGVPYVAGMMTGV